A single genomic interval of Bradyrhizobium sp. AZCC 1693 harbors:
- the phnH gene encoding phosphonate C-P lyase system protein PhnH, translating into MTSVAELPAGFADKVLSAQSTFRSVMDAMARPGSVQRIQPAAGAPDTMMRGAAAIALTLFDHDTPVWLDGWMSATADVAEWLKFHTSAPVVTDSSIASFALIGDPENLPALDRFAFGSNEYPDRSTTLVLQVESLTDGPVVELQGPGIDGSATLRASIRPRDLFERLAINAALFPRGIDVVLVHDDSIVAIPRTTRLVRGG; encoded by the coding sequence ATGACGAGCGTTGCCGAATTGCCCGCAGGATTTGCCGACAAGGTATTGTCGGCGCAATCGACCTTTCGGTCCGTCATGGACGCAATGGCGCGTCCCGGCAGCGTTCAGCGTATCCAGCCTGCAGCGGGTGCGCCTGATACGATGATGCGCGGCGCCGCCGCGATCGCGCTGACCCTGTTCGACCACGATACGCCGGTCTGGCTCGATGGCTGGATGTCGGCGACAGCGGATGTCGCCGAGTGGCTCAAGTTCCACACCAGCGCGCCGGTCGTTACGGATTCATCGATCGCCAGTTTTGCGCTGATAGGAGATCCCGAAAACCTTCCGGCGCTCGATCGCTTCGCGTTCGGCAGCAATGAGTATCCGGATCGCTCGACGACGCTGGTTCTGCAGGTCGAAAGCCTGACGGATGGCCCCGTGGTCGAGTTGCAGGGCCCCGGCATCGACGGCTCGGCGACGCTGCGCGCTTCAATCCGGCCGCGGGATCTGTTCGAGCGGTTGGCCATCAACGCCGCACTGTTTCCGCGCGGCATCGATGTCGTGCTGGTTCATGACGATTCCATCGTCGCCATACCGCGCACGACCCGGCTCGTGAGGGGAGGCTGA
- a CDS encoding DUF1045 domain-containing protein, which yields MANYPRYAIYYTATPGSAPDRFGASLLGYDAHGGDDLPFPDGLPLDWRDLTHDPRKYGFHATLKAPMALADGKAESQLAAACQLFADLVRPVPVIQPIVDSISGFIAVIPAEPSAELELLAGDATKAFDSFRATLSPEDRARRNPDKLTPRQRDYLDRWGYPYVFEEFRFHMTLTGRLPAERREQVVAMLRGRFAATGIGPLAIDAIALCRQENPNSRFRVIGRWQLRT from the coding sequence ATGGCAAACTATCCCCGTTACGCAATCTATTACACCGCCACGCCGGGCAGCGCGCCCGACCGGTTCGGCGCATCGCTGCTCGGCTACGATGCCCATGGCGGCGACGACCTGCCCTTTCCGGATGGGCTCCCATTGGACTGGCGCGATCTGACGCACGATCCGCGCAAATACGGCTTTCACGCCACGCTGAAGGCGCCGATGGCGCTGGCCGACGGCAAGGCCGAGTCACAGCTTGCTGCGGCATGCCAATTGTTCGCGGATCTGGTCCGGCCTGTACCGGTGATCCAACCGATCGTCGATTCGATCAGCGGTTTCATCGCGGTGATTCCGGCCGAACCGTCGGCGGAGCTCGAACTGCTCGCCGGCGACGCCACCAAGGCATTCGATTCGTTCCGGGCCACCCTCAGCCCGGAAGACCGCGCACGGCGAAATCCCGACAAGCTGACGCCGCGGCAGCGCGACTATCTCGACCGCTGGGGCTACCCTTACGTCTTCGAGGAATTTCGCTTCCACATGACGCTGACGGGACGGCTTCCCGCAGAACGGCGCGAGCAGGTTGTGGCGATGCTGCGCGGCAGGTTTGCGGCAACAGGCATCGGGCCGCTCGCGATCGACGCGATCGCCCTGTGCCGTCAGGAAAACCCGAATTCGCGGTTTCGGGTCATCGGCCGCTGGCAGTTGCGGACCTGA
- the phnD gene encoding phosphonate ABC transporter substrate-binding protein, protein MITRRIVLAGAAALAFTASALAQDWKNKYPELTFAVVPAENASGVTERWTPFVAYLSKELGVKVTLRIANDYAAVIEGQRAGNIHIASYGSASFARARLTGVKTDAFANDINADGSTGYYSVFFVKASSPYKNIDQLKGKNLGLVDPNSTSGNNVPRFELDKLGISDADGYFGKVVFTGSHENAMLALSQGTVEVAANQWTNDDDSTLAQMLHKGMLKNADGSPMKKDDFRIIHKSAPIINGPYAYNSDLPADLKAAIAKAFTEAPAKDKAAFDRLSDGQKKGFNPATTKDWDGTVELIKFVDALRKKKAS, encoded by the coding sequence ATGATCACTCGTCGTATCGTTCTCGCCGGCGCGGCCGCGCTGGCGTTTACCGCTTCCGCCTTGGCGCAGGACTGGAAGAACAAATATCCGGAACTGACTTTTGCCGTGGTGCCGGCCGAAAACGCCTCGGGCGTGACCGAGCGCTGGACGCCGTTCGTCGCGTATCTCTCCAAGGAACTCGGCGTCAAGGTCACATTACGCATTGCCAACGATTACGCGGCCGTGATCGAAGGCCAGCGCGCCGGCAATATCCATATCGCCAGCTACGGCTCGGCGTCGTTCGCTCGCGCCCGGCTGACCGGCGTCAAGACCGATGCCTTCGCCAACGACATCAATGCCGACGGTTCGACCGGCTATTATTCGGTGTTCTTCGTCAAGGCGTCGAGCCCCTACAAGAACATCGATCAACTGAAGGGCAAGAATCTCGGCCTGGTCGACCCGAACTCGACGTCGGGCAACAACGTGCCGCGCTTCGAACTCGACAAGCTCGGCATTTCCGACGCCGATGGCTATTTCGGCAAGGTCGTCTTCACCGGCAGCCACGAGAACGCCATGCTGGCGCTGTCGCAGGGCACCGTTGAGGTCGCCGCCAATCAGTGGACCAACGACGACGATTCCACGCTCGCCCAGATGCTGCACAAGGGCATGCTGAAGAACGCCGACGGTTCGCCGATGAAGAAGGACGACTTCCGGATCATCCACAAATCGGCCCCGATCATCAACGGGCCCTACGCCTATAATTCGGACCTCCCGGCCGATCTGAAGGCCGCAATTGCCAAGGCTTTCACCGAAGCGCCGGCCAAGGACAAGGCTGCGTTCGACCGTCTGTCCGACGGTCAGAAGAAGGGCTTCAATCCGGCCACCACCAAGGACTGGGATGGCACCGTCGAATTGATCAAGTTCGTCGATGCGTTGCGTAAAAAGAAGGCGTCCTGA
- a CDS encoding alpha-D-ribose 1-methylphosphonate 5-phosphate C-P-lyase PhnJ has translation MNAPAYNFAYLDEQTKRMIRRAILKAIAIPGYQVPFASREMPMPYGWGTGGVQVTAAILGPDDVLKVIDQGSDDTTNAISIRKFFGKTAGVATTTSTTDATVIQTRHRIPEAPLHAGQVLVYQVPIPEPLRFLEPRETETRRMHALGEYGLMHVKLYEDIARFGHIATSYAYPVKVNARYVMDPSPTPKFDNPKMDNCPALQLFGAGREKRIYAIPPHTDVVSLDFEDHPFTRYRFDAPCALCGAGDSYLDEIVTDDKGGRMFVCSDTDYCESRQLAGHRSSESAAPHKERAHG, from the coding sequence ATGAACGCGCCAGCTTACAATTTCGCCTATCTCGACGAGCAGACAAAACGAATGATCCGTCGCGCGATCCTCAAGGCGATCGCGATCCCCGGCTATCAGGTGCCGTTCGCCAGCCGCGAGATGCCGATGCCCTATGGCTGGGGAACCGGCGGCGTGCAGGTGACAGCAGCGATCCTCGGGCCTGATGACGTGCTCAAGGTGATTGACCAGGGTTCGGACGACACCACCAACGCGATCTCGATTCGGAAATTCTTCGGCAAGACCGCCGGCGTCGCAACCACCACCTCCACGACGGACGCCACCGTGATCCAGACCCGGCACCGGATTCCCGAGGCGCCGCTGCATGCCGGGCAGGTGCTGGTCTATCAGGTGCCGATCCCGGAGCCGCTGCGGTTCCTGGAGCCGCGCGAGACCGAGACGCGGCGCATGCATGCGCTTGGCGAGTATGGCCTGATGCATGTCAAGCTGTATGAAGACATCGCGCGCTTCGGCCATATCGCGACTTCCTACGCCTACCCGGTGAAGGTGAATGCGCGCTATGTGATGGACCCGTCGCCGACGCCGAAATTCGACAATCCAAAGATGGACAATTGCCCCGCACTGCAACTGTTCGGCGCGGGACGTGAGAAGCGCATCTATGCGATCCCGCCGCACACCGACGTGGTGTCGCTCGATTTCGAGGACCACCCGTTCACGCGCTACCGGTTCGACGCGCCCTGCGCGCTGTGCGGCGCCGGCGATTCCTACCTCGACGAAATCGTCACCGATGACAAGGGCGGACGGATGTTCGTCTGTTCCGACACCGATTATTGCGAGTCCCGCCAGTTGGCCGGCCACCGCAGCAGCGAGAGCGCGGCACCGCACAAGGAGAGGGCGCATGGCTGA
- the phnG gene encoding phosphonate C-P lyase system protein PhnG, giving the protein MENEGGGQARRKAVMAVLAHSAIADIEGRLGTIVLPIHENLREPENGLVMVRGRVGGDGAPFNLGEATVSRAAVRLSTGEVGFGYTLGRDREKARLIALCDAMVQSAELAGAIETHVVAPLRAVMIERQNRKVAEAAATRVDFYTLVRGEG; this is encoded by the coding sequence ATGGAAAACGAAGGTGGCGGGCAGGCGCGGCGCAAGGCTGTGATGGCGGTGCTGGCTCATTCCGCAATAGCCGACATAGAAGGGCGTCTCGGGACGATCGTGTTGCCGATCCACGAAAACCTGCGTGAGCCCGAGAATGGTCTCGTGATGGTGCGAGGCCGCGTCGGCGGCGACGGTGCGCCGTTCAATCTCGGCGAGGCGACGGTATCGCGTGCCGCGGTGCGGCTGTCGACTGGCGAGGTCGGCTTTGGCTACACGCTGGGCCGCGACCGGGAAAAGGCCAGGCTGATCGCGCTGTGCGACGCCATGGTGCAGTCGGCTGAGCTCGCTGGTGCGATCGAAACCCATGTCGTCGCACCGCTGCGTGCGGTGATGATCGAAAGGCAAAACCGCAAGGTCGCGGAGGCCGCGGCAACACGGGTCGATTTCTACACACTGGTGCGCGGTGAGGGCTGA
- the phnF gene encoding phosphonate metabolism transcriptional regulator PhnF, whose amino-acid sequence MSVQDAPSGVALWRQVADGIERGIADGRFVAGEKLPGEIEIAETYRVNRHTVRRALATLAERGLVRAERGSGTYVETRRLAYPLRSRTRFSEIVGAGGREPRGQFIDATEEEATRELARELGLKTGAPLIRIESVRLADRVPICVSTTWLSAERFPDAGKVFANLRSMTKLLAHYGIRDFRRASTRITAGIVDATDAARLDLALGRPVLVVDSTDVDTGGEPLTTKRSRFAAERVEFLVENGL is encoded by the coding sequence ATGAGCGTCCAGGACGCGCCCTCCGGCGTCGCCTTGTGGCGGCAGGTCGCCGACGGCATCGAGCGCGGCATCGCCGACGGCCGCTTTGTTGCCGGCGAAAAGCTGCCGGGCGAGATCGAGATCGCCGAAACCTATCGGGTCAACCGCCACACCGTTCGCCGGGCGCTGGCCACGCTCGCCGAACGCGGCCTGGTGCGCGCCGAGCGCGGCAGCGGCACCTATGTCGAGACCCGGCGCCTCGCCTATCCCCTGCGCTCACGGACGCGCTTTTCTGAAATCGTCGGCGCCGGCGGCCGGGAGCCGCGCGGCCAATTCATCGACGCGACGGAGGAAGAAGCCACGCGCGAGCTGGCGCGAGAGCTTGGATTGAAGACCGGGGCGCCGCTGATCCGGATCGAATCGGTGCGGCTCGCCGACCGCGTGCCCATCTGCGTCAGCACCACCTGGCTTTCGGCCGAACGCTTCCCCGACGCCGGGAAGGTGTTCGCCAATCTGCGCTCGATGACCAAGCTGCTGGCGCATTACGGCATCCGGGATTTTCGCCGCGCGTCGACCCGGATCACCGCCGGTATCGTGGACGCGACCGACGCCGCGCGGCTAGACCTCGCGCTCGGACGTCCGGTGCTCGTGGTCGATAGCACCGACGTCGATACTGGTGGCGAGCCACTGACGACCAAGCGTTCGCGTTTTGCAGCGGAGCGCGTCGAGTTCTTGGTAGAGAATGGTTTGTAG
- the phnE gene encoding phosphonate ABC transporter, permease protein PhnE has protein sequence MANAISILPDQQLAVLNDTYRKAVARKRLKVILAAAVFFAALIIAAIGAEVNLRTLFSYFGNFVSYFDRILTLEDGTRVWTNFGEWFWGWQKWLKMLGETILISYVGTLTGAVLAFVLNFFAAQNTSPAPWLRFVVRRLLEFARTVPGIVFALIFVIAFGLGPMAGVFAIAVHSAGALGKLFSEIVENADMKPVEGVRSTGASWLSCMRFAVLPQVTAGYASYALLRFEINVREASVMGFVGAGGIGQELVVAIRKFYYSDVSAILVTIIVTVFVIDITTGWLRGKLFGKEARA, from the coding sequence ATGGCGAATGCCATATCCATCCTTCCAGACCAGCAACTGGCGGTGCTCAACGATACCTATCGCAAGGCGGTCGCGCGCAAACGTTTGAAGGTGATTTTGGCGGCGGCAGTTTTCTTCGCCGCGTTGATTATCGCAGCGATCGGCGCGGAAGTGAATCTGCGCACGCTCTTCAGCTATTTCGGCAACTTCGTCAGCTATTTCGATCGCATTCTTACCCTGGAAGACGGCACGCGGGTATGGACCAATTTCGGTGAATGGTTCTGGGGCTGGCAGAAGTGGCTCAAGATGCTCGGCGAGACCATTCTCATCAGCTATGTCGGCACCCTGACCGGCGCGGTCCTCGCCTTTGTGCTGAATTTCTTCGCCGCGCAGAACACGTCGCCCGCGCCATGGCTGCGCTTCGTCGTCCGGCGTCTCCTCGAGTTCGCGCGCACGGTTCCCGGCATCGTATTCGCGCTGATTTTCGTCATCGCCTTCGGCCTCGGGCCGATGGCGGGCGTATTTGCAATCGCCGTACATTCCGCCGGCGCGCTCGGAAAGTTGTTCTCCGAGATTGTCGAGAACGCCGACATGAAACCGGTAGAGGGTGTGCGCTCGACCGGCGCAAGCTGGCTCTCCTGCATGCGCTTTGCGGTGTTGCCGCAGGTCACGGCGGGTTATGCCAGCTATGCGCTGCTGCGCTTTGAGATCAATGTCCGCGAGGCCTCGGTGATGGGTTTTGTTGGCGCCGGCGGCATCGGGCAGGAGCTCGTCGTCGCGATCCGCAAGTTCTATTACTCCGACGTCAGCGCGATCCTCGTCACCATCATCGTCACCGTCTTCGTCATCGATATCACGACCGGCTGGCTGCGCGGAAAACTGTTCGGCAAGGAGGCTCGCGCATGA
- a CDS encoding carbon-phosphorus lyase complex subunit PhnI, whose product MYVAVKGGERAIENAHRLLAHERRGDRDVPELSLAQISEQLSLGVDRVMTEGSLYDRELAALAIKQARGDLIEAIFLVRAFRATLPRFGATEPVDTGAMQVRRRISSTFKDIPGGQILGPTFDYTHRLLDPQLAEGFAPEAPTAGEAAAAATPRVTDILGRDGLIEPSPVADPDAPVGDLTREPLNFPADRDLRLQNLARADEGFLLALGYSSQRGYGRNHPFAGEIRFGEVEVEFMAEDAGFAVPLGSIAMTECQMVNQFKGSATEAPCFTRGYGLAFGQSERKTMSMALVDRSLRARELGEEVIAPGQDEEFVMSHSDNVQATGFVEHLKLPHYVDFQSELGLLRKLRKEFAEANEAPQMQEAAE is encoded by the coding sequence ATGTATGTTGCCGTCAAGGGAGGCGAGCGCGCCATCGAGAACGCCCATCGCCTGCTGGCGCATGAGCGGCGCGGCGACCGCGACGTTCCCGAATTGTCGCTGGCCCAGATCTCCGAGCAGCTTTCGCTTGGCGTCGACCGCGTCATGACCGAAGGCTCGCTCTACGACCGCGAATTGGCGGCGCTCGCCATCAAGCAGGCGCGCGGCGACCTGATCGAGGCGATCTTCCTGGTGCGCGCTTTCCGCGCCACGCTGCCACGTTTCGGCGCGACCGAGCCGGTCGACACCGGCGCGATGCAGGTGCGCCGCCGGATTTCCTCCACGTTCAAGGATATTCCGGGTGGGCAAATTCTTGGTCCGACGTTCGATTACACCCATCGCCTGCTCGACCCCCAACTCGCCGAGGGGTTCGCGCCCGAGGCTCCGACGGCCGGGGAAGCCGCCGCCGCGGCGACCCCGCGCGTGACCGACATTCTTGGCCGCGATGGCCTGATCGAGCCGTCGCCGGTCGCGGATCCTGACGCTCCCGTCGGCGATCTGACACGCGAGCCGCTCAATTTCCCTGCGGATCGCGATCTGCGCCTGCAAAATCTGGCGCGCGCCGACGAGGGCTTTCTGCTGGCGCTCGGATATTCCTCGCAGCGCGGCTATGGCCGCAACCACCCCTTTGCCGGCGAGATTCGTTTCGGCGAGGTGGAGGTGGAATTCATGGCAGAGGATGCCGGCTTCGCCGTTCCGCTCGGTTCGATCGCGATGACGGAATGCCAGATGGTCAATCAGTTCAAGGGCTCGGCGACGGAAGCGCCATGTTTTACGCGCGGCTATGGCCTGGCGTTCGGACAAAGCGAGCGCAAGACCATGTCGATGGCGCTGGTCGATCGCAGCCTGCGCGCCCGAGAGCTCGGCGAGGAGGTGATTGCGCCCGGCCAGGACGAGGAATTCGTGATGTCGCACTCGGACAATGTGCAGGCGACCGGCTTTGTCGAGCATCTGAAATTGCCGCACTACGTCGATTTCCAGTCCGAACTCGGCCTGCTGCGGAAGCTTCGCAAGGAATTCGCCGAGGCGAACGAGGCCCCGCAAATGCAGGAGGCTGCGGAATGA
- the phnC gene encoding phosphonate ABC transporter ATP-binding protein: MLVVEGLTCRFGTKAAVDNASFSIAPGSFVGVIGRSGAGKSTLLRMINRLAEPSEGRILFEGVDVTALRGKDLRQWRARSAMIFQQFNLVGRLDVLTNVLMGRLAEIPSWRSLTQLWPEEDRALAMSALEQFDMASIAAQRADQLSGGQQQRVAIARALVQEPDIILADEPIASLDPRNTRIVMDALLRINKHFGITVICNLHSLDLARSYCDRLIGMAAGRVVFDGAPETLTDRIARELYDLEADDVMGGAPAQAPGAAAMPELGTAAAA; the protein is encoded by the coding sequence ATGCTGGTGGTAGAAGGTTTGACGTGCCGGTTCGGCACCAAGGCCGCAGTGGATAACGCGTCATTTTCGATCGCGCCCGGCAGCTTCGTCGGCGTGATCGGCCGCTCCGGCGCCGGCAAATCCACGCTGCTTCGCATGATCAACCGCCTCGCTGAACCTTCCGAGGGGCGCATCCTCTTTGAAGGCGTTGACGTGACCGCGCTGCGCGGCAAGGATCTGCGGCAGTGGCGTGCGCGCTCCGCGATGATCTTTCAGCAGTTCAATTTGGTCGGCCGGCTCGACGTCCTGACCAATGTGCTGATGGGGCGGCTGGCCGAAATCCCGTCCTGGCGCTCGCTGACGCAGCTTTGGCCCGAAGAGGACAGGGCGCTGGCGATGTCGGCGCTGGAACAGTTCGATATGGCGTCGATCGCCGCCCAGCGCGCCGACCAGCTTTCCGGCGGCCAGCAGCAGCGCGTCGCAATCGCACGCGCGCTGGTGCAAGAACCCGACATCATTCTCGCCGACGAGCCGATCGCCTCGCTCGATCCCCGCAACACGCGGATCGTGATGGATGCGCTGCTGCGCATCAACAAGCATTTCGGTATCACCGTGATCTGCAACCTGCATTCGCTCGATCTCGCGCGAAGCTATTGCGACCGCCTGATCGGCATGGCGGCGGGACGGGTGGTGTTCGATGGCGCGCCCGAGACCCTGACCGATCGTATCGCGCGCGAACTCTACGATCTCGAAGCCGATGACGTCATGGGTGGCGCGCCTGCGCAGGCACCCGGCGCTGCGGCGATGCCTGAACTCGGCACGGCGGCCGCAGCCTGA
- the phnE gene encoding phosphonate ABC transporter, permease protein PhnE: protein MSQLPKPDTGALRTKYPDVFDRPASARLAMPAVMLAVFAIFVFGLVDLGFSPAKLVSGLSQLGWITVMMIPPDPGSSLPAYLAALGETLSIALLGTTLAAVAALPVSLLAARNIIPSNLLRFPVRRFLDSIRGVDTLIWALVWINVVGLGPFAGVLAIALSDFGAFGKLFSEAIEAADRKQVEGIRASGGDALHEIRFGLMPQVLPVIAGQVLYFIESNTRSATIIGIVGAGGIGLQLAEQIRVLEWQKVSFLILMILVAVAAIDWISGKLRFAIIGQRAVA, encoded by the coding sequence ATGAGCCAGTTGCCGAAACCGGATACAGGCGCGCTCCGGACCAAATACCCTGATGTCTTCGACCGGCCCGCATCGGCGCGCCTCGCCATGCCGGCGGTGATGTTGGCTGTGTTCGCGATCTTCGTGTTCGGGCTGGTCGATCTCGGCTTCTCGCCGGCCAAACTGGTGTCGGGCCTGAGCCAGCTCGGCTGGATCACGGTGATGATGATTCCACCCGATCCCGGCTCCTCGCTGCCCGCCTATCTCGCAGCCCTCGGTGAGACGCTGTCGATCGCGCTGCTCGGCACGACCCTGGCTGCCGTGGCGGCACTGCCGGTCAGCCTGCTGGCGGCGCGGAACATCATTCCGTCGAACCTGCTTCGCTTCCCGGTGCGGCGGTTCCTTGATTCCATCCGCGGTGTCGATACGCTGATCTGGGCGCTGGTGTGGATCAACGTTGTTGGCCTCGGCCCGTTTGCCGGTGTGCTGGCGATCGCGCTGTCCGACTTCGGCGCGTTCGGCAAATTGTTTTCCGAGGCCATCGAAGCCGCCGACAGGAAGCAGGTCGAGGGGATCAGGGCTTCCGGCGGCGACGCGCTGCACGAAATACGCTTCGGCCTGATGCCCCAGGTGCTGCCTGTTATCGCGGGGCAGGTGCTTTACTTCATCGAATCGAATACCCGCTCGGCCACCATCATCGGTATCGTCGGGGCGGGCGGCATCGGTCTGCAACTGGCCGAGCAAATTCGCGTGCTGGAGTGGCAGAAGGTCTCGTTCCTGATCCTGATGATTTTGGTCGCAGTGGCCGCGATCGACTGGATCTCGGGCAAACTGCGTTTTGCCATCATCGGACAGCGGGCGGTCGCGTAG
- a CDS encoding alpha-D-ribose 1-methylphosphonate 5-triphosphate diphosphatase encodes MTELFIEGGRALLGHEIHKTTLRIAGREIVAVGTDSSHSSPGIDAGGLLVLPGIVDLHGDAFERQMMPRPGVDFPIDVALIDSDRQAVSNGITTVYHATTWSWEPGLRSADNARKLLEAIEQMRPQLAADTRFHLRHETYNLDAESEIIDWLGQGRVDLFAFNDHMDSTVASLAKPQKRSRMVERTGLTDEAFDRLAQNVISRGHDVPASITRLAQAARMADVRMLSHDDESPAMRQAFRAQRVAIAEFPVNEETAREAAAAGDFIVFGAPNVVRGGSHTGWTKASDMIAKGLCSVLASDYYYPAPLLAAFRLAADGVLPLAEAWQLISSAPARAAGLADRGLLAAGQRADIILVDDTAPLRPRVVAVIAAGRLVHLTEANRLVRSSVAPRKAVAAA; translated from the coding sequence GTGACCGAACTGTTCATTGAAGGTGGCCGAGCCCTGCTCGGCCATGAGATCCACAAAACCACGTTGCGGATTGCCGGCCGCGAGATCGTCGCCGTGGGTACGGATAGCAGCCACAGTTCGCCCGGCATCGATGCCGGCGGCTTGCTGGTGCTGCCGGGCATTGTCGACCTGCATGGCGATGCGTTCGAGCGACAGATGATGCCGCGCCCCGGCGTCGATTTTCCGATCGACGTCGCATTGATCGACAGCGACCGGCAGGCGGTAAGCAACGGGATCACGACCGTCTACCACGCCACGACCTGGTCGTGGGAGCCTGGCCTGCGCAGCGCGGACAATGCGCGGAAATTGCTGGAGGCGATCGAGCAGATGCGGCCGCAGCTCGCCGCCGACACCCGCTTCCATTTGCGGCACGAGACCTACAACCTCGACGCCGAAAGCGAGATCATCGACTGGCTGGGGCAAGGACGCGTCGACCTGTTCGCATTCAACGACCACATGGACTCGACCGTGGCGAGCCTCGCCAAGCCGCAGAAACGCAGCCGAATGGTCGAGCGCACGGGTCTCACCGATGAGGCGTTCGATCGCCTGGCGCAAAACGTGATCTCCCGCGGCCACGACGTACCGGCGTCGATCACCCGGCTGGCGCAGGCAGCGCGCATGGCTGATGTCCGGATGCTTTCACACGACGACGAAAGCCCGGCGATGCGGCAGGCCTTTCGTGCGCAGCGCGTTGCCATCGCCGAATTTCCGGTCAACGAGGAAACCGCCCGCGAGGCCGCCGCGGCTGGCGACTTCATCGTGTTCGGCGCGCCCAATGTCGTGCGCGGCGGCAGCCATACCGGCTGGACCAAGGCCTCCGATATGATCGCCAAGGGCCTCTGTTCAGTGCTCGCGTCGGACTATTATTATCCAGCGCCGCTGCTGGCGGCCTTCCGGCTTGCGGCCGACGGCGTGCTGCCGCTGGCGGAGGCGTGGCAATTGATCTCCTCGGCGCCGGCGCGAGCCGCCGGCCTCGCCGATCGCGGCCTGCTCGCCGCGGGACAGCGCGCCGACATCATTCTCGTCGATGACACGGCGCCGTTGCGCCCGCGGGTCGTCGCGGTCATTGCAGCGGGACGCCTCGTGCATCTGACGGAGGCGAACCGTCTCGTCCGTTCGTCCGTCGCGCCCCGCAAGGCAGTTGCGGCCGCGTGA
- a CDS encoding transferase hexapeptide repeat family protein has protein sequence MAGKMLSTEPAVDPTASVRNCQLGAYTEVGARTILLEVEMADYSYVVNDSQITYTTIGKFCSIAAMTRLNPGNHPMHRASQAHFTYRASSYFQGESDDADFFAWRRGHHVHIGHDVWIGHGAVILPGRSIGTGAVIAAGAIVTRDVPAYTIVAGNPARPIRRRFPESVAGRLAELAWWDWDHETLRRALPDFRKLDVEGFLDKYESAETSVRQQFNQSAAS, from the coding sequence ATGGCCGGCAAGATGCTTTCCACTGAACCGGCCGTCGACCCCACCGCCTCGGTGCGCAACTGCCAGCTTGGCGCCTATACCGAGGTCGGCGCCCGGACCATCCTGCTCGAAGTCGAGATGGCCGACTATTCCTACGTCGTGAACGATTCGCAGATCACCTACACGACGATCGGAAAATTCTGTTCGATCGCGGCGATGACGCGGCTCAACCCGGGCAATCATCCGATGCACCGGGCATCACAAGCGCATTTCACCTACCGTGCCAGCAGCTATTTTCAGGGCGAGAGCGATGATGCCGATTTCTTTGCATGGCGGCGCGGGCATCACGTCCATATCGGCCATGACGTCTGGATCGGCCACGGCGCGGTCATTCTGCCCGGCCGCTCGATCGGCACCGGCGCAGTGATCGCGGCCGGCGCCATCGTGACCAGGGACGTCCCTGCCTACACAATCGTTGCAGGCAACCCGGCCCGGCCGATCAGGCGGCGCTTTCCCGAATCCGTCGCGGGCCGGCTTGCGGAGCTTGCATGGTGGGACTGGGACCATGAGACGCTTCGCCGCGCCCTGCCCGATTTCCGCAAGCTCGATGTCGAGGGCTTTCTCGACAAGTACGAATCGGCCGAAACATCCGTCCGTCAGCAATTCAACCAGAGTGCCGCATCGTGA